A segment of the Ipomoea triloba cultivar NCNSP0323 chromosome 1, ASM357664v1 genome:
CTATTTGTTTAGCCGATCGGTTGCCCTCCAGCTATGCGTAGTCTGATTACACTAGGCAGTAGATCCATCATTCGTGCACATCGTCAACTGCCCTTCCTGCAGGCTACCAGGCTCAAGTGGGTCTTCTTTACTTGTAGTTCAAGCTAGACTCTCCAATTCCCCAAGCGGAGCACAAAACAAGGTGAGGTGCCCCACTGGGTGGTCCCAGGCCGGGTGATTCCACGAGTAGTCCTAGAGCATATTTACCATCACGAGTCTCCCACTTCTTAAATAGTCGACGACTTCAAGAAGTGagagatatatattttttcttgcaTAGCAGTTgtccatttttgtttttatcaatCCGATTGGTTTTTTCACGTCACGTCTCTCCTCTCCGACCGGGGCGTCGTACACTTCAACCGGGTACCCCAATCACGACTGGGTAGTCTAATCATGACCGGGCACTCCAATCTTTGTCAAACATTTGTTATCGCAGCCTCAATCGGTTGGCCTTCATCTGCCTGGCTAAACGAAGTCCGCCTATGAGTGCCTCATACTCTACCTCGTTATTGGTGGGTAGGAATATGAAAATAAGGGCTTGGTAAACCTTGAAGCCTTCAAGGGTTGTGAGTACGATTCCCCATCCACATCCTTTCTTGCTAGATGACCCATCAATGGAGGCTTCCCACTAAGGCTTCTCCAGTGGGGTCAGCCGGTCGGGCTCTGGGTCTCACGCAGTGCATTCAACAATAAAATCAGCTAATGCTTGGCTTTTGATGGTGGGGCGCGGTTTGTACTCGATTGTGAATTGGGTTAGTTGTGAACTGAATGTGGCAAAATAAATACTTGGGGACCAAATGTAGCAAGGGCATAATAGTTGACAaaaagcagaaaaaaaaaaagttgaaataaaaagagaagaagagtATGAGGTGTTAGTTGTGGCTAAATTTGATGCCGGAACATATGCATTTATTCTGTGGATTGCTTGAGAAGACATAACACACTTAGCAGTTACTCCGTATAAAGGTTTTTGTGAGCTTTTTTATAAAGGTCAAAGCCTCAACTTAgcagttattacttattagacacaaatgtaaatgatataatttcttGTTATTATTCTAATTCTTTTCTGTTTATTGTAGAACAAGTTGTTAGTGGATTAGACCGAGCAGTTACAACAATGAAGAAGGGCGAGCTTGCAATTGTGACAGTAAAGCCTGACTATGGGTTTGGAAGCGATGAAGTGAAGTGTGACTTTGCAACAGTTCCTCCTTTTTCAACCATTGTTTTTGAAGTAGAAATGTTAGATTTCAAAAGGGTAATCTTCTATACCTTGGTGGTGCAAATCCCTTAGGGGGTGGCAAATACTTGTGTGCCGTTGGCTACATACATCCTACCAACAATGTTCACATCACAATACACAAGTGTTCATGCTGGTACCCTAATGTTTGGCTGGTATAATAATCTTAACATTCGTTTATTACCATCTAAAAATATATCACCTGAACATTAACATATTCTCATATGAACATTAATGTATTTCATTCCGAACATCGTCAATTCGTTACTAGGGTGCATGTAGTTTTACTGGGGTGTGTGCAAGTACTACTGGTAGAAGGTTATGTCTCTAGACCAGAAAAAACAAGTTTATACCAATAAACAAGGTTTGGTTCTTTATGGGATATTTATGGTTCTCCTTGGGCTTTGACTGAATTGAAAGTAATTTTTGGTTACAGGAGAAGGCACCTTGGGAAATTAGTAGTCATGAGAGAATTGAAGTAGCCAGTAGAAAGAAGGAAGAAGGAAATGCACTCTTCAAAATTGGCAAGTATCAAAGAGCATTGAAAAGATATGATAAGGTACTGAAGAATTAATTTTCTAGACATTGAATTTCTGTGGCTCCTGTCAGTTTGGCTCTTATTAATCAGCCTGTGCTTAACATTTATCTAGGCTGTGGACTTTGTTAGTGAAGATGGTCCCTTTGGAGATGATGATCAGAACATGATCAAATCATTGCGAGTATCGTGCTGGTTGAATGGTGCAGCTTGTTGTCTCAAATTGGATGATTTTGAGGGAGCCATCAAACAATGTTCAAtggtatattatttaatatcatGTTTTCTGCTTTACTTTTCTCATTCAACAGAAAAAGTTTGTTCTTTTAATCTTCCAAATTCGAGTGAAAGGTTCTTTTGCTTTTAGTGTTAATATTATCAATGCACATATTCCACCTAAAAATGTTGCCGTCAAACCAGACTTGAGGAGGAttccctcttcttcttcttcttctactttttttttttttttttttaacattaattttttttttaaaaaaaataaaatctcttTTTCCTTGTACAATGTGCTTGTTTGGCCCATATAGCTTAATCTATGAAGTTGGATAAGAAGCAAAGAGCCTCTCTTTCCAGTACCTCCAAAGTTGAGGCTTCTCAGAAATGTCTATTTTCCAAGACGTTCCGGCTGAGACGAACAAGCACAATATCTTTGGCTTCTTATTCTAGTAACCTTTAGGGGCAATCTTTTACAGCACTGAAGGAAGATTTACACTCTGCTTATGACTTATAGGTCCTTAGTATTGAGTGGTCAAATGTGAAGGCTCTGTATAGGCGAGCACAAGCTTATATGAAGACAAATGACCTGCACTTGGCTGAATTGGACATCAAGAGATCGCTGGAAATTGATCCTCAGAATAGGTAATGCAACCAAATGTTGAATTTTACTCTGCTATAAGCCTATAACTTGACCTTTATGACTATTAATTGATCCATAACATTTTATTACCATCTATTTCGCTTATATCTTTAATAAAGACGACATTTCTGGTTTAAATGAAATCCTCAGGGAGGTGAAACTAATGCAGAAGAATTTGAAACAACTTCAAGTTGAAAGCAACAAGAGAGATGCAAACCTCTACACAACAATGTTTGCGCGCATGCTGAATGAAAATTCTCCAGCTACCAAGGTCAGTTTTATTCAAAATCTATCACTTTTTCTCAGTAACCCAAATAATTCTTCCCACAAGGAGTCAAAAGGAAAACAAGAATATGGCATTAAGTCCATCAATGCACTAGCCATGTAGAATTGAATGACTGAGCTTATTAGCACTCATTTTATTCATTGGCCAATATAAAGCACCTTGTGTTTTCAATATCTTAAATTTGACAGAGATTAAAAGCTGGGACAAATGAGGATAAAACCGAGGACGATATTATGGCTATGGAAGTGGACAAGGATCCAGTAAATTCAAATCCAACCCCTCCCAGGGAATAGAATCTTGTTTTCTAGTTGTGCAATCTTCTTTGTGTGTATGtaactatatatttttctctataGCAATGGAGGGTGTTCAATTTTAATCCAATAGGAAATTGCTACAATAATATCTCTCATCTCTCCTTCCTTTTATGTCTCCATAAATAAAATAGTGGAGCTTGTGAATTTCACTGTTATATTTTGCACATTAAAATCTCTACCATCaatatttctttgatttacaagaaagcTCCAAGTTGGTCTAGGCCAGCTTAAACTAAGAAGGTTAATAGACCGTTCTTATAGCAAATTGAATCATGAAATATGTATGCATGGTGACCATGACTTTACACTTCCATTCTAATCGACTCAAGCGTGGATAAGATCGTTAAATTATTCTATTGTTGATGACTGACGCCATTGGATGGTCAATGACCAAGTTGCAGGGTAGGTTATCTAAACTTAAACTGTATAACGTTTTGTTAGGgataatataatgtaattataattaatatattcttGACTACATTATTTAGTTTATGCGTTGTCCATTTGTAGTTACACAAGATCCTATTCAAATCAGATGACATTTGCGACATTTAAAGTATGAATTAAATTACACATGCATTTTTCCAAAatcatttgtattttttttatttgtttgttattattaattaatatatgttttttaagGGTGGAGGTCATACTGCTGCAGAATACAAAGTTGAGGAGTGCTTTCATATGTTCAAAAGATGGTTAGCTCATCATCCCTTGTGATATTAGGGGAAGAGGGAGAGAGTTAGAGAccatacaaataaaaataaaaataaaaattctcaaTAAAAGATTAAATGTCATTGCAATTAGTAGCAAAATTATAATCAATGTTCAATAATTGAAAACATACTACATTAATTACTTCAGTTTGGAATTATTTTGTTAAGTGCATATGATATTTCTAGTGCAGTTTATCTTTCTTGTTTAGTCTACATACTATTACATAAGAGTATAATTTGTTCATTACATACTTTGAAGTAATGActacaaattttttattctgtcctaaaaaaaatgaaatgtaataaTCTAGCTAAGAATGTGGCCTCAGACAATAAAGTGTTGGTTATATCCTCCCAGATGCTCAGTTAGGTCGGGACATGAAGCCCTTGGAGTTGAGAGGATTCAACCAAgaaagtacaatttttttttaaattttctcgAATATCAATCAAGAATAAAACttgaattttgtgatttatgTGACACAGTTTTTTTGAAATGCTAAGAtttttatatgaaattaattaaataggcCTTATCcctttcaataaataaataaataggccTTAGCCATTGTCAAACTGGCAAAAATAAATTACTTACTCTTTTATTACCGTGGCCGGCCGGCCTCCCTCGTCCAAgaccaaaatatatattctcCATCGGACACGACAGACAATATTGCCATATACTCCGTAACTGTTTATGGTTGAGGACTTGAGTTCAAACTTCAAAGGACGACATGAAGAAACCATCTTCCCATCATTCCCTTTGTTTCTGTATTATACTTATTCTGCAACTGTTTCCTGCCGGTGTTCTTTCCGACGACGATCACTCTACCGTCGTCGAGTTTCTCCCCGGCTTCCATGGACGTCTTCCCTTTATACTCCACACTGGGTGGGTACGCTCATCCCTCAGCTCATCTTCctttcatcatatcatatctgTCTTTTAACTAATATGATTTATCTTTTGTGAGACAAtttcatataaatttttatgtaaCATGGAGTAATAATATTCCATGTATTGAGTTACAATATATGATGTTGCAAACAGGTACATCGGAGTGGGTAAAAATGAAGAAGtgcaattattttattactttgtTAAGTCTGAATCGAATCCGAACAATGATCCTCTGATTCTTTGGCTCACTGGTGGACCAGGGTGTTCATCTATAAGTGGGCTTTTATACGAGTTAGGTATGTAGTATACattgtttaatataatttttttgatttaTTGGATTGTTCGCAACTGCTACAAGAATATGTGTGAAACTTGCATTGTGACCCTGGCCAACAAGGGATCAGAAAGaggtaaataaatttaagttgtTCGTGGCTGACGGACTCAAATTAAGAGTAAACATATACCAGACCAATTTAATTAGAGTTTTGGGTGTAAAATTTTTTATCTAAttagtttatgcatgtatagggCCGTTAGAATTTGAGGACAAACAATATAACGGGAGTCTGCCAACGTTGCTATTGGCTCCACACTCGATGACCAAGGTGACTGCCTGGAAACAACACCTATATATACTCATGTATAAAGATATACATATTGTTTATGGCATTACTTTGGTTAGTTAGTTTGAAGTTAATATTTTGAGCTATTATTTGGAATAGAGTAATTAATTTTGgaattctttttttgaaaattttgaaaattttaggtTGCCAGCATAATATATTTGGACCAACCAGCAAATACTGGATTTTCGTATGCAACGACTCCGAATGCAACCACATATACCGATTTGCAAGCGTGCGACCACGTTTATGAATTTTTGCAAAAGGTGTTTGATGCAATAttctaatataaaaaaaatgttttcaaaatgttTTCTCcctaat
Coding sequences within it:
- the LOC116022150 gene encoding peptidyl-prolyl cis-trans isomerase FKBP62-like isoform X2, producing the protein MRKGEKALFTLPPELAFGATGSDGVPPNAATLFEVELISWITVVDVCKDGGIIKRIMEKGDLTGITGPPGDLDEVLVRYTAMTFDGAIVSKTAEEGVEFYIKDGHFCKALPKAIKTMKRGERVNLIVQPQYAFGDRDKDSTSGFPLVPPDSVLSIDLELVSFKPVIDVTGNLGVLKKILKEGEGAHTANEGAAVSIRYSGLLEDGTLFEKKGLDGGKPLEFTTDEEQVVSGLDRAVTTMKKGELAIVTVKPDYGFGSDEVKCDFATVPPFSTIVFEVEMLDFKREKAPWEISSHERIEVASRKKEEGNALFKIGKYQRALKRYDKAVDFVSEDGPFGDDDQNMIKSLRVSCWLNGAACCLKLDDFEGAIKQCSMVLSIEWSNVKALYRRAQAYMKTNDLHLAELDIKRSLEIDPQNREVKLMQKNLKQLQVESNKRDANLYTTMFARMLNENSPATKRLKAGTNEDKTEDDIMAMEVDKDPVNSNPTPPRE